TGCGCCAAAAAATGCCAGGCCCCCCAGGAGATCGAGACCGGTACCATCGTCGGTGGATTTGCCCACAACCAGGTCCTGGCCCTGGCCGACAAGGTGGTGGAAGCGGTGAAATCCGGCGCCATCAAACGATTCATTGTCATGGCCGGATGCGACGGCCGCATGAAAAACCGGGAATACTTCACGGAAGTGGCGAAAAACCTGCCCAAAGACACCGTGATCCTTACAGCCGGATGCGCCAAGTACCGGTACAACAAACTGGATCTGGGAGACATCGGCGGTATTCCCAGGGTCCTGGATGCAGGCCAGTGCAACGATTCCTACTCCCTGGCCGTCATCGCCCTGAAGCTCAAGGAGGCATTCGGTGTGGGCCATATCAATGATTTGCCCATCTCCTTTGACATCGGCTGGTATGAGCAGAAAGCCGTGGCCGTGCTTTTGGCCCTGCTGCACCTGGGCGTCAAAGGCATCCGCTTAGGGCCTACGCTGCCGGCATTTGTGTCTCCCACCGTGCTCAACGTGCTGGTGGAAAACTTTGACATCAAACCCACGGGGGATGTAGACGAAGACATCGCCGCCATGATGGCCGGCCACTGATCCGGCCCATCGTTGAAAAACCTTTGAATGTTTGACCGCCAACAAAAAAGCGGCGGTCAAACATTCAGCCTGTTGCCTTCAGACATTTTTTGATTCAACCGTCAGACCCGGCAGAAAAATAATAATCCCTTCCCAAGGAGCCACCCATGAAATCCACGGACCAGCTGAAAAATGAGCATGAAGGAATAAAGATCGTATTTCGTGTGCTCAGAAAAATGTGTGAATCCCTTCAATCAAATCAAACCATTGACACCGGCCATTTTGAGGGAATCCTGGAATTTTTTGAAATATTTGTGGACAAATGCCATCACGGGAAAGAAGAAGACCTGCTGTTTCCAGCCATGGAACAGGCCGGCATTCCCAGGCAGGGACCCATTGAAGCCATGCTGTCGGAACACACCACCGGCCGGGGCCATATCAAAGCCATCCGCCGGAAATTTGCCCGGTTCCAGTCCGGGGACACCGCTGTATCCGAAGCCCTGGCCGATGAATGCGAACAATACATCCTGCTGATGCTCGACCACATCTACAAAGAAAACAACATTCTGTATCCCATGGGAGAAGCCCGTTTTTCCCGGGAAATCGATGAGAAACTGTATCAGGACTTTGACACCCTTGAAACCGAAAGAATCGGCACGGGCAAACATGAAGCC
Above is a window of Desulfotignum balticum DSM 7044 DNA encoding:
- a CDS encoding hemerythrin domain-containing protein, coding for MKSTDQLKNEHEGIKIVFRVLRKMCESLQSNQTIDTGHFEGILEFFEIFVDKCHHGKEEDLLFPAMEQAGIPRQGPIEAMLSEHTTGRGHIKAIRRKFARFQSGDTAVSEALADECEQYILLMLDHIYKENNILYPMGEARFSREIDEKLYQDFDTLETERIGTGKHEAFHQMIDELTQIYLD